The proteins below come from a single Mustela erminea isolate mMusErm1 chromosome 14, mMusErm1.Pri, whole genome shotgun sequence genomic window:
- the ZNF503 gene encoding zinc finger protein 503 — protein sequence MSTAPSLSALRSSKHSGGGGGGGGGSSADPAWTSALSGNSSSPGQGSSPAGSTKPFVHAVPPSDPLRQANRLPIKVLKMLTARTGHILHPEYLQPLPSTPVSPIELDAKKSPLALLAQTCSQIGKPDPSPSSKLSSVASNGGGAGGAGSGTGGDKDAKSGPLKLSDIGVEDKSSFKPYSKPGSDKKEPGGGGGGGGGGGGGGGGVSAEKSGFRVPSATCQPFTPRTGSPSSSASACSPGGMLPSAGGGPEGKDDKKDPDVGGGGGSSKGSGGTSAEGGPTGLAHGRISCGGGINVDVNQHPDGGPGGKALGSDCGGSSGSSSGSGPSAPTSSSVLGSGLVAPVSPYKPGQTVFPLPPAGMTYPGSLAGAYAGYPPQFLPHGVALDPTKPGSLVGAQLAAAAAGSLGCSKPAGSSPLAGASPPSVMTASLCRDPYCLSYHCASHLAGAAAASASCAHDPAAAAAALKSGYPLVYPTHPLHGVHSSLTAAAAAGATPPSLAGHPLYPYGFMLPNDPLPHICNWVSANGPCDKRFATSEELLSHLRTHTAFPGTDKLLSGYPSSSSLASAAAAAMACHMHIPTSGAPGSPGTLALRSPHHALGLSSRYHPYSKSPLPTPGAPVPVPAATGPYYSPYALYGQRLTTASALGYQ from the exons ATGAGCACAGCGCCCTCGCTTTCTGCCCTAAGAAGCAGTAAGcacagcggcggcggcggcggaggcggcggcggcagcagtgCGGACCCTGCCTGGACCAGCGCGCTCTCTGGAAATAGCTCCAGCCCCGGCCAAGGCTCGTCCCCGGCCGGCAGCACCAAGCCTTTTGTGCACGCTGTGcccccctctgaccctctccgCCAGGCTAACCGCCTGCCCATCAAGGTGCTGAAGATGCTGACGGCACGGACTGGCCACATTTTGCACCCCGAGTACCTGCAGCCCCTGCCTTCTACTCCCGTTAGCCCCATCGAG CTTGATGCCAAGAAGAGCCCGCTGGCGCTGTTGGCGCAAACATGCTCACAGATCGGGAAGCCCGACCCCTCGCCCTCTTCCAAACTCTCCTCTGTCGCCTCCAATGGGGGCGGCGCGGGCGGTGCCGGCAGCGGCACCGGGGGCGACAAGGACGCAAAGTCTGGCCCCCTCAAGCTGAGCGACATCGGCGTGGAGGACAAGTCGAGTTTCAAGCCGTACTCCAAACCCGGCTCGGATAAGAAGGagccgggaggcggcggcggcggaggcggtggtggcgggggcggcggcgggggggttTCAGCAGAGAAGTCCGGATTCCGGGTACCGAGCGCCACCTGCCAGCCATTCACGCCCAGGACAGGCAGCCCAAGTTCCAGCGCCTCGGCCTGCTCGCCAGGAGGCATGCTGCCTTCGGCCGGGGGCGGCCCGGAgggcaaggacgacaagaaggaTCCCGACGTGGGCGGCGGCGGTGGCAGCAGCAAGGGTTCCGGGGGCACCTCGGCCGAAGGGGGACCCACGGGGTTGGCGCACGGCCGGATTAGCTGCGGCGGAGGGATTAATGTGGACGTTAACCAGCACCCAGATGGGGGCCCCGGGGGCAAGGCTCTAGGCTCAGACTGCGGCGGCTCATCCGGCTCCAGCTCCGGTTCGGGCCCCAGCGCGCCCACCTCCTCCTCGGTACTGGGCTCTGGGCTGGTGGCCCCGGTATCGCCCTACAAGCCGGGCCAGACAGTGTTCCCTCTGCCTCCGGCGGGCATGACctacccaggcagcctggctgggGCCTACGCGGGCTACCCGCCCCAATTCCTGCCACACGGCGTGGCACTTGACCCTACCAAGCCGGGCAGCCTGGTGGGGGCACAActggcggcggccgcggcgggctCTCTGGGCTGCAGTAAGCCGGCCGGCTCCAGCCCCTTGGCCGGGGCGTCGCCGCCATCCGTGATGACAGCCAGCTTGTGCCGGGACCCGTACTGCCTCAGCTACCATTGCGCCAGCCACCTGGCAGGGGCGGCGGCAGCCAGCGCTTCGTGCGCTCACGATCcggccgcggcggccgcggcgctCAAGTCAGGATACCCGCTGGTGTACCCTACGCACCCGCTGCACGGCGTACACTCATCGCTAACAGCTGCCGCCGCTGCCGGCGCCACGCCGCCCTCCCTGGCCGGCCACCCCCTCTACCCCTACGGCTTCATGCTCCCTAACGACCCGCTCCCCCACATCTGCAACTGGGTGTCGGCCAACGGGCCCTGCGACAAGCGCTTCGCCACTTCCGAAGAGCTGCTGAGCCACTTGCGGACCCATACGGCCTTCCCCGGGACAGACAAACTGCTGTCGGGCTACCCCAGCTCATCGTCCCTGGCCAGCGCCGCAGCGGCCGCCATGGCTTGCCACATGCACATCCCCACGTCGGGCGCTCCGGGCAGTCCCGGGACGCTGGCGCTGCGCAGCCCCCACCACGCGCTGGGACTCAGCAGCCGCTACCACCCCTACTCCAAGAGCCCGCTCCCGACACCCGGCGCTCCTGTGCCTGTGCCCGCCGCCACCGGACCCTACTACTCCCCCTACGCCCTCTACGGACAGAGACTGACCACGGCCTCGGCGCTGGGGTATCAGTGA